In Neomonachus schauinslandi chromosome 6, ASM220157v2, whole genome shotgun sequence, a genomic segment contains:
- the HNRNPU gene encoding heterogeneous nuclear ribonucleoprotein U isoform X4 translates to MSSSPVNVKKLKVSELKEELKKRRLSDKGLKAELMERLQAALDDEEAGGRPAMEPGNGSLDLGGDSAGRSGAGLEQEAAAGGDEEEEEEEEEEEGIAALDGDQMELGEENGAAGAADAGPMEEEEAASEDENGDDQGFQEGEDELGDEEEGAGDENGHGEQQPQPPATPQQQPPQQRGAAKEAAGKSSGPTSLFAVTVAPPGARQGQQQAGGDGKTEQKGGDKKRGVKRPREDHGRGYFEYIEENKYSRAKSPQPPVEEEDEHFDDTVVCLDTYNCDLHFKISRDRLSASSLTMESFAFLWAGGRASYGVSKGKVCFEMKVTEKIPVRHLYTKDIDIHEVRIGWSLTTSGMLLGEEEFSYGYSLKGIKTCNCETEDYGEKFDENDVITCFANFESDEVELSYAKNGQDLGIAFKISKEILAGRPLFPHVLCHNCAVEFNFGQKEKPYFPIPEDYTFIQNVPLEDRVRGPKGPEEKKDCEVVMMIGLPGAGKTTWVTKHAAENPGKYNILGTNTIMDKMMVAGFKKQMADTGKLNTLLQRAPQCLGKFIEIAARKKRNFILDQTNVSAAAQRRKMCLFAGFQRKAVVVCPKDEDYKQRTQKKAEVEGKDLPEHAVLKMKGNFTLPEVAECFDEITYVELQKEEAQKLLEQYKEESKKALPPEKKQNTGSKKSNKNKSGKNQFNRGGGHRGRGGFNMRGGNFRGGAPGNRGGYNRRGNMPQRGGGGGGSGGIGYPYPRGPVFPSRGGYSNRGNYSRGGMPNRGNYNQNFRGRGNNRGYKNQSQGYNQWQQGQFWGQKPWSQHYHQGYY, encoded by the exons ATGAGTTCCTCGCCTGTTAATGTAAAAAAGCTGAAGGTCTCGGAGCTGAAAGAGGAGCTCAAGAAGCGGCGCCTTTCCGACAAGGGCCTCAAGGCCGAGCTCATGGAGCGACTCCAGGCCGCACTGGACGACGAGGAGGCCGGGGGCCGCCCCGCCATGGAGCCCGGGAACGGCAGCCTAGACCTGGGCGGGGATTCCGCCGGGCGCTCGGGAGCAGGCCTCGAGCAGGAGGCCGCGGCCGGCGGCGacgaggaagaggaagaggaggaagaggaggaggaagggatcGCCGCCCTGGATGGCGACCAGATGGAGCTAGGGGAGGAGAACGGGGCCGCGGGGGCGGCCGACGCGGGCccgatggaggaggaggaggccgccTCGGAAGACGAGAACGGCGACGATCAGGGCTTCCAGGAAGGGGAGGATGAGCTCGGTGACGAGGAGGAAGGCGCGGGCGACGAGAACGGGCACGGGGAGCAGCAGCCTCAACCGCCGGCGACGCCGCAGCAACAGCCCCCACAGCAGCGCGGGGCCGCCAAGGAGGCCGCGGGGAAGAGCAGCGGCCCCACCTCGCTGTTCGCGGTGACGGTGGCGCCGCCCGGGGCGAGGCAGGGCCAGCAGCAGGCGGGAG GAGACGGCAAAACAGAGCAGAAAGGCGGAGATAAAAAGAGAGGGGTGAAAAGACCTCGAGAAGATCATGGCCGTGGATATTTTGAGTACATTGAAGAGAACAAGTATAGCAG AGCCAAATCTCCTCAGCCACCTGTTGAAGAAGAAGATGAGCACTTCGATGACACAGTGGTTTGTCTTGATACTT ATAATTgtgatctacattttaaaatatcaagagaCCGCCTCAGTGCTTCTTCCCTCACTATGgagagttttgcttttctttgggcTGGAGGAAGGGCATCTTATGGTGTGTCAAAAGGCAAAGTCTGTTTTGAGATGAAG GTTACAGAGAAGATCCCAGTAAGGCATTTATATACAAAAGACATTGACATACATGAAGTTCGGATTGGCTGGTCACTAACCACAAGTGGAATGTTGCTTG gtgAAGAAGAATTTTCTTATGGGTATTCtcttaaaggaataaaaacatgCAACTGTGAGACTGAAGATTATGGAGAGAAATTTGATGAAAATGATGTGATTACATGTTTTGCA AACTTTGAAAGTGATGAAGTAGAACTCTCCTATGCAAAGAATGGGCAAGATCTTGGCATTGCCTtcaaaatcagtaaggaaattcTTGCTGGAAGGCCACTCTTTCCGCATGTTCTCTGCCACAACTGTGCGGTTGAATTTAATTTTGGTCAGAAGGAAAAGCCATATTTTCCGATACCAGAAGATTATACTTTTATCCAGAATGTCCCCTTAGAGGATCGAGTTAGAGGACCAAAGGGGCCTGAAGAGAAGAAAGATTGTGAg GTTGTTATGATGATTGGtttgccaggagctgggaaaaCCACCTGGGTTACTAAACATGCAGCAGAGAATCCTGGTAAATACAACATTCTTGGAACAAACACCATAATGGATAAAATGATG gtGGCAGGGTTTAAGAAGCAGATGGCTGATACTGGAAAACTGAACACGCTGTTGCAGAGAGCTCCCCAGTGTCTTGGAAAGTTTATTGAGATTGCTGCCCGTAAGAAGCGAAATTTCATTCTGGATCAG aCAAACGTGTCTGCTGCTGCCCAGAGGAGAAAAATGTGCCTGTTTGCAGGCTTCCAACGAAAAGCTGTTGTAGTTTGCCCGAAAGATGAAGACTACAAgcaaagaacacagaagaaagcagaagtCGAGGGAAAAGACCTACCAGAACACGCAGTCCTCAAAATGAAAG GAAACTTCACGCTGCCCGAGGTAGCTGAGTGCTTTGATGAAATAACCTACGTTGAACTGCAGAAGGAGGAAGCCCAAAAACTTCTGGAGCAATataaggaagaaagcaaaaaggcGCTTCCgccagaaaagaaacagaacactGGCTCGAAgaagagcaataaaaataagagtGGCAAGAATCAGTTCAACAGAGGCGGTGGCCACAGAGGCCGTGGCGGCTTCAACATGCGCGGTGGCAACTTCCGAGGAGGAG CTCCTGGGAACCGTGGCGGCTATAACCGGAGGGGCAACATGCCCCAGAGAGGTGGTGGTGGCGGGGGCAGCGGCGGCATTGGCTACCCGTACCCTCGCGGCCCTGTGTTCCCCAGCCGAGGCGGCTACTCCAACAGAGGCAACTACAGCAGAGGTGGGATGCCCAACAGAGGGAACTACAACCAG aacTTCAGAGGACGAGGAAACAATCGCGGCTACAAAAATCAATCTCAGGGCTACAACCAGTGGCAGCAGGGT CAATTCTGGGGTCAGAAGCCATGGAGTCAGCATTATCACCAAGGATATTATTGA
- the HNRNPU gene encoding heterogeneous nuclear ribonucleoprotein U isoform X3 produces MSSSPVNVKKLKVSELKEELKKRRLSDKGLKAELMERLQAALDDEEAGGRPAMEPGNGSLDLGGDSAGRSGAGLEQEAAAGGDEEEEEEEEEEEGIAALDGDQMELGEENGAAGAADAGPMEEEEAASEDENGDDQGFQEGEDELGDEEEGAGDENGHGEQQPQPPATPQQQPPQQRGAAKEAAGKSSGPTSLFAVTVAPPGARQGQQQAGGDGKTEQKGGDKKRGVKRPREDHGRGYFEYIEENKYSRAKSPQPPVEEEDEHFDDTVVCLDTYNCDLHFKISRDRLSASSLTMESFAFLWAGGRASYGVSKGKVCFEMKVTEKIPVRHLYTKDIDIHEVRIGWSLTTSGMLLGEEEFSYGYSLKGIKTCNCETEDYGEKFDENDVITCFANFESDEVELSYAKNGQDLGIAFKISKEILAGRPLFPHVLCHNCAVEFNFGQKEKPYFPIPEDYTFIQNVPLEDRVRGPKGPEEKKDCEVVMMIGLPGAGKTTWVTKHAAENPGKYNILGTNTIMDKMMVAGFKKQMADTGKLNTLLQRAPQCLGKFIEIAARKKRNFILDQTNVSAAAQRRKMCLFAGFQRKAVVVCPKDEDYKQRTQKKAEVEGKDLPEHAVLKMKGNFTLPEVAECFDEITYVELQKEEAQKLLEQYKEESKKALPPEKKQNTGSKKSNKNKSGKNQFNRGGGHRGRGGFNMRGGNFRGGAPGNRGGYNRRGNMPQRGGGGGGSGGIGYPYPRGPVFPSRGGYSNRGNYSRGGMPNRGNYNQVRIEFPPGLLTAGLSLGGGRGTPPASVRIGSSAVTEERMRPAELRFSSELALSQGMP; encoded by the exons ATGAGTTCCTCGCCTGTTAATGTAAAAAAGCTGAAGGTCTCGGAGCTGAAAGAGGAGCTCAAGAAGCGGCGCCTTTCCGACAAGGGCCTCAAGGCCGAGCTCATGGAGCGACTCCAGGCCGCACTGGACGACGAGGAGGCCGGGGGCCGCCCCGCCATGGAGCCCGGGAACGGCAGCCTAGACCTGGGCGGGGATTCCGCCGGGCGCTCGGGAGCAGGCCTCGAGCAGGAGGCCGCGGCCGGCGGCGacgaggaagaggaagaggaggaagaggaggaggaagggatcGCCGCCCTGGATGGCGACCAGATGGAGCTAGGGGAGGAGAACGGGGCCGCGGGGGCGGCCGACGCGGGCccgatggaggaggaggaggccgccTCGGAAGACGAGAACGGCGACGATCAGGGCTTCCAGGAAGGGGAGGATGAGCTCGGTGACGAGGAGGAAGGCGCGGGCGACGAGAACGGGCACGGGGAGCAGCAGCCTCAACCGCCGGCGACGCCGCAGCAACAGCCCCCACAGCAGCGCGGGGCCGCCAAGGAGGCCGCGGGGAAGAGCAGCGGCCCCACCTCGCTGTTCGCGGTGACGGTGGCGCCGCCCGGGGCGAGGCAGGGCCAGCAGCAGGCGGGAG GAGACGGCAAAACAGAGCAGAAAGGCGGAGATAAAAAGAGAGGGGTGAAAAGACCTCGAGAAGATCATGGCCGTGGATATTTTGAGTACATTGAAGAGAACAAGTATAGCAG AGCCAAATCTCCTCAGCCACCTGTTGAAGAAGAAGATGAGCACTTCGATGACACAGTGGTTTGTCTTGATACTT ATAATTgtgatctacattttaaaatatcaagagaCCGCCTCAGTGCTTCTTCCCTCACTATGgagagttttgcttttctttgggcTGGAGGAAGGGCATCTTATGGTGTGTCAAAAGGCAAAGTCTGTTTTGAGATGAAG GTTACAGAGAAGATCCCAGTAAGGCATTTATATACAAAAGACATTGACATACATGAAGTTCGGATTGGCTGGTCACTAACCACAAGTGGAATGTTGCTTG gtgAAGAAGAATTTTCTTATGGGTATTCtcttaaaggaataaaaacatgCAACTGTGAGACTGAAGATTATGGAGAGAAATTTGATGAAAATGATGTGATTACATGTTTTGCA AACTTTGAAAGTGATGAAGTAGAACTCTCCTATGCAAAGAATGGGCAAGATCTTGGCATTGCCTtcaaaatcagtaaggaaattcTTGCTGGAAGGCCACTCTTTCCGCATGTTCTCTGCCACAACTGTGCGGTTGAATTTAATTTTGGTCAGAAGGAAAAGCCATATTTTCCGATACCAGAAGATTATACTTTTATCCAGAATGTCCCCTTAGAGGATCGAGTTAGAGGACCAAAGGGGCCTGAAGAGAAGAAAGATTGTGAg GTTGTTATGATGATTGGtttgccaggagctgggaaaaCCACCTGGGTTACTAAACATGCAGCAGAGAATCCTGGTAAATACAACATTCTTGGAACAAACACCATAATGGATAAAATGATG gtGGCAGGGTTTAAGAAGCAGATGGCTGATACTGGAAAACTGAACACGCTGTTGCAGAGAGCTCCCCAGTGTCTTGGAAAGTTTATTGAGATTGCTGCCCGTAAGAAGCGAAATTTCATTCTGGATCAG aCAAACGTGTCTGCTGCTGCCCAGAGGAGAAAAATGTGCCTGTTTGCAGGCTTCCAACGAAAAGCTGTTGTAGTTTGCCCGAAAGATGAAGACTACAAgcaaagaacacagaagaaagcagaagtCGAGGGAAAAGACCTACCAGAACACGCAGTCCTCAAAATGAAAG GAAACTTCACGCTGCCCGAGGTAGCTGAGTGCTTTGATGAAATAACCTACGTTGAACTGCAGAAGGAGGAAGCCCAAAAACTTCTGGAGCAATataaggaagaaagcaaaaaggcGCTTCCgccagaaaagaaacagaacactGGCTCGAAgaagagcaataaaaataagagtGGCAAGAATCAGTTCAACAGAGGCGGTGGCCACAGAGGCCGTGGCGGCTTCAACATGCGCGGTGGCAACTTCCGAGGAGGAG CTCCTGGGAACCGTGGCGGCTATAACCGGAGGGGCAACATGCCCCAGAGAGGTGGTGGTGGCGGGGGCAGCGGCGGCATTGGCTACCCGTACCCTCGCGGCCCTGTGTTCCCCAGCCGAGGCGGCTACTCCAACAGAGGCAACTACAGCAGAGGTGGGATGCCCAACAGAGGGAACTACAACCAGGTGAGGATTGAATTCCCTCCAGGCCTGCTGACTGCGGGACTCAGtttggggggtggcaggggcacGCCCCCAGCCTCAGTAAGAATCGGAAGCAGCGCGGTGACGGAAGAGAGGATGAGGCCCGCTGAACTTCGATTTTCAAGTGAACTAGCATTGAGTCAGGGGATgccttaa
- the HNRNPU gene encoding heterogeneous nuclear ribonucleoprotein U isoform X2: MSSSPVNVKKLKVSELKEELKKRRLSDKGLKAELMERLQAALDDEEAGGRPAMEPGNGSLDLGGDSAGRSGAGLEQEAAAGGDEEEEEEEEEEEGIAALDGDQMELGEENGAAGAADAGPMEEEEAASEDENGDDQGFQEGEDELGDEEEGAGDENGHGEQQPQPPATPQQQPPQQRGAAKEAAGKSSGPTSLFAVTVAPPGARQGQQQAGGKKKAEGGGGGGRPGAPAAGDGKTEQKGGDKKRGVKRPREDHGRGYFEYIEENKYSRAKSPQPPVEEEDEHFDDTVVCLDTYNCDLHFKISRDRLSASSLTMESFAFLWAGGRASYGVSKGKVCFEMKVTEKIPVRHLYTKDIDIHEVRIGWSLTTSGMLLGEEEFSYGYSLKGIKTCNCETEDYGEKFDENDVITCFANFESDEVELSYAKNGQDLGIAFKISKEILAGRPLFPHVLCHNCAVEFNFGQKEKPYFPIPEDYTFIQNVPLEDRVRGPKGPEEKKDCEVVMMIGLPGAGKTTWVTKHAAENPGKYNILGTNTIMDKMMVAGFKKQMADTGKLNTLLQRAPQCLGKFIEIAARKKRNFILDQTNVSAAAQRRKMCLFAGFQRKAVVVCPKDEDYKQRTQKKAEVEGKDLPEHAVLKMKGNFTLPEVAECFDEITYVELQKEEAQKLLEQYKEESKKALPPEKKQNTGSKKSNKNKSGKNQFNRGGGHRGRGGFNMRGGNFRGGAPGNRGGYNRRGNMPQRGGGGGGSGGIGYPYPRGPVFPSRGGYSNRGNYSRGGMPNRGNYNQNFRGRGNNRGYKNQSQGYNQWQQGQFWGQKPWSQHYHQGYY; encoded by the exons ATGAGTTCCTCGCCTGTTAATGTAAAAAAGCTGAAGGTCTCGGAGCTGAAAGAGGAGCTCAAGAAGCGGCGCCTTTCCGACAAGGGCCTCAAGGCCGAGCTCATGGAGCGACTCCAGGCCGCACTGGACGACGAGGAGGCCGGGGGCCGCCCCGCCATGGAGCCCGGGAACGGCAGCCTAGACCTGGGCGGGGATTCCGCCGGGCGCTCGGGAGCAGGCCTCGAGCAGGAGGCCGCGGCCGGCGGCGacgaggaagaggaagaggaggaagaggaggaggaagggatcGCCGCCCTGGATGGCGACCAGATGGAGCTAGGGGAGGAGAACGGGGCCGCGGGGGCGGCCGACGCGGGCccgatggaggaggaggaggccgccTCGGAAGACGAGAACGGCGACGATCAGGGCTTCCAGGAAGGGGAGGATGAGCTCGGTGACGAGGAGGAAGGCGCGGGCGACGAGAACGGGCACGGGGAGCAGCAGCCTCAACCGCCGGCGACGCCGCAGCAACAGCCCCCACAGCAGCGCGGGGCCGCCAAGGAGGCCGCGGGGAAGAGCAGCGGCCCCACCTCGCTGTTCGCGGTGACGGTGGCGCCGCCCGGGGCGAGGCAGGGCCAGCAGCAGGCGGGAGGTAAGAAGAAGGCGGAAGGCGGCGGAGGCGGCGGTCGCCCCGGGGCTCCGGCGGCGG GAGACGGCAAAACAGAGCAGAAAGGCGGAGATAAAAAGAGAGGGGTGAAAAGACCTCGAGAAGATCATGGCCGTGGATATTTTGAGTACATTGAAGAGAACAAGTATAGCAG AGCCAAATCTCCTCAGCCACCTGTTGAAGAAGAAGATGAGCACTTCGATGACACAGTGGTTTGTCTTGATACTT ATAATTgtgatctacattttaaaatatcaagagaCCGCCTCAGTGCTTCTTCCCTCACTATGgagagttttgcttttctttgggcTGGAGGAAGGGCATCTTATGGTGTGTCAAAAGGCAAAGTCTGTTTTGAGATGAAG GTTACAGAGAAGATCCCAGTAAGGCATTTATATACAAAAGACATTGACATACATGAAGTTCGGATTGGCTGGTCACTAACCACAAGTGGAATGTTGCTTG gtgAAGAAGAATTTTCTTATGGGTATTCtcttaaaggaataaaaacatgCAACTGTGAGACTGAAGATTATGGAGAGAAATTTGATGAAAATGATGTGATTACATGTTTTGCA AACTTTGAAAGTGATGAAGTAGAACTCTCCTATGCAAAGAATGGGCAAGATCTTGGCATTGCCTtcaaaatcagtaaggaaattcTTGCTGGAAGGCCACTCTTTCCGCATGTTCTCTGCCACAACTGTGCGGTTGAATTTAATTTTGGTCAGAAGGAAAAGCCATATTTTCCGATACCAGAAGATTATACTTTTATCCAGAATGTCCCCTTAGAGGATCGAGTTAGAGGACCAAAGGGGCCTGAAGAGAAGAAAGATTGTGAg GTTGTTATGATGATTGGtttgccaggagctgggaaaaCCACCTGGGTTACTAAACATGCAGCAGAGAATCCTGGTAAATACAACATTCTTGGAACAAACACCATAATGGATAAAATGATG gtGGCAGGGTTTAAGAAGCAGATGGCTGATACTGGAAAACTGAACACGCTGTTGCAGAGAGCTCCCCAGTGTCTTGGAAAGTTTATTGAGATTGCTGCCCGTAAGAAGCGAAATTTCATTCTGGATCAG aCAAACGTGTCTGCTGCTGCCCAGAGGAGAAAAATGTGCCTGTTTGCAGGCTTCCAACGAAAAGCTGTTGTAGTTTGCCCGAAAGATGAAGACTACAAgcaaagaacacagaagaaagcagaagtCGAGGGAAAAGACCTACCAGAACACGCAGTCCTCAAAATGAAAG GAAACTTCACGCTGCCCGAGGTAGCTGAGTGCTTTGATGAAATAACCTACGTTGAACTGCAGAAGGAGGAAGCCCAAAAACTTCTGGAGCAATataaggaagaaagcaaaaaggcGCTTCCgccagaaaagaaacagaacactGGCTCGAAgaagagcaataaaaataagagtGGCAAGAATCAGTTCAACAGAGGCGGTGGCCACAGAGGCCGTGGCGGCTTCAACATGCGCGGTGGCAACTTCCGAGGAGGAG CTCCTGGGAACCGTGGCGGCTATAACCGGAGGGGCAACATGCCCCAGAGAGGTGGTGGTGGCGGGGGCAGCGGCGGCATTGGCTACCCGTACCCTCGCGGCCCTGTGTTCCCCAGCCGAGGCGGCTACTCCAACAGAGGCAACTACAGCAGAGGTGGGATGCCCAACAGAGGGAACTACAACCAG aacTTCAGAGGACGAGGAAACAATCGCGGCTACAAAAATCAATCTCAGGGCTACAACCAGTGGCAGCAGGGT CAATTCTGGGGTCAGAAGCCATGGAGTCAGCATTATCACCAAGGATATTATTGA
- the HNRNPU gene encoding heterogeneous nuclear ribonucleoprotein U isoform X1, producing the protein MSSSPVNVKKLKVSELKEELKKRRLSDKGLKAELMERLQAALDDEEAGGRPAMEPGNGSLDLGGDSAGRSGAGLEQEAAAGGDEEEEEEEEEEEGIAALDGDQMELGEENGAAGAADAGPMEEEEAASEDENGDDQGFQEGEDELGDEEEGAGDENGHGEQQPQPPATPQQQPPQQRGAAKEAAGKSSGPTSLFAVTVAPPGARQGQQQAGGKKKAEGGGGGGRPGAPAAGDGKTEQKGGDKKRGVKRPREDHGRGYFEYIEENKYSRAKSPQPPVEEEDEHFDDTVVCLDTYNCDLHFKISRDRLSASSLTMESFAFLWAGGRASYGVSKGKVCFEMKVTEKIPVRHLYTKDIDIHEVRIGWSLTTSGMLLGEEEFSYGYSLKGIKTCNCETEDYGEKFDENDVITCFANFESDEVELSYAKNGQDLGIAFKISKEILAGRPLFPHVLCHNCAVEFNFGQKEKPYFPIPEDYTFIQNVPLEDRVRGPKGPEEKKDCEVVMMIGLPGAGKTTWVTKHAAENPGKYNILGTNTIMDKMMVAGFKKQMADTGKLNTLLQRAPQCLGKFIEIAARKKRNFILDQTNVSAAAQRRKMCLFAGFQRKAVVVCPKDEDYKQRTQKKAEVEGKDLPEHAVLKMKGNFTLPEVAECFDEITYVELQKEEAQKLLEQYKEESKKALPPEKKQNTGSKKSNKNKSGKNQFNRGGGHRGRGGFNMRGGNFRGGAPGNRGGYNRRGNMPQRGGGGGGSGGIGYPYPRGPVFPSRGGYSNRGNYSRGGMPNRGNYNQVRIEFPPGLLTAGLSLGGGRGTPPASVRIGSSAVTEERMRPAELRFSSELALSQGMP; encoded by the exons ATGAGTTCCTCGCCTGTTAATGTAAAAAAGCTGAAGGTCTCGGAGCTGAAAGAGGAGCTCAAGAAGCGGCGCCTTTCCGACAAGGGCCTCAAGGCCGAGCTCATGGAGCGACTCCAGGCCGCACTGGACGACGAGGAGGCCGGGGGCCGCCCCGCCATGGAGCCCGGGAACGGCAGCCTAGACCTGGGCGGGGATTCCGCCGGGCGCTCGGGAGCAGGCCTCGAGCAGGAGGCCGCGGCCGGCGGCGacgaggaagaggaagaggaggaagaggaggaggaagggatcGCCGCCCTGGATGGCGACCAGATGGAGCTAGGGGAGGAGAACGGGGCCGCGGGGGCGGCCGACGCGGGCccgatggaggaggaggaggccgccTCGGAAGACGAGAACGGCGACGATCAGGGCTTCCAGGAAGGGGAGGATGAGCTCGGTGACGAGGAGGAAGGCGCGGGCGACGAGAACGGGCACGGGGAGCAGCAGCCTCAACCGCCGGCGACGCCGCAGCAACAGCCCCCACAGCAGCGCGGGGCCGCCAAGGAGGCCGCGGGGAAGAGCAGCGGCCCCACCTCGCTGTTCGCGGTGACGGTGGCGCCGCCCGGGGCGAGGCAGGGCCAGCAGCAGGCGGGAGGTAAGAAGAAGGCGGAAGGCGGCGGAGGCGGCGGTCGCCCCGGGGCTCCGGCGGCGG GAGACGGCAAAACAGAGCAGAAAGGCGGAGATAAAAAGAGAGGGGTGAAAAGACCTCGAGAAGATCATGGCCGTGGATATTTTGAGTACATTGAAGAGAACAAGTATAGCAG AGCCAAATCTCCTCAGCCACCTGTTGAAGAAGAAGATGAGCACTTCGATGACACAGTGGTTTGTCTTGATACTT ATAATTgtgatctacattttaaaatatcaagagaCCGCCTCAGTGCTTCTTCCCTCACTATGgagagttttgcttttctttgggcTGGAGGAAGGGCATCTTATGGTGTGTCAAAAGGCAAAGTCTGTTTTGAGATGAAG GTTACAGAGAAGATCCCAGTAAGGCATTTATATACAAAAGACATTGACATACATGAAGTTCGGATTGGCTGGTCACTAACCACAAGTGGAATGTTGCTTG gtgAAGAAGAATTTTCTTATGGGTATTCtcttaaaggaataaaaacatgCAACTGTGAGACTGAAGATTATGGAGAGAAATTTGATGAAAATGATGTGATTACATGTTTTGCA AACTTTGAAAGTGATGAAGTAGAACTCTCCTATGCAAAGAATGGGCAAGATCTTGGCATTGCCTtcaaaatcagtaaggaaattcTTGCTGGAAGGCCACTCTTTCCGCATGTTCTCTGCCACAACTGTGCGGTTGAATTTAATTTTGGTCAGAAGGAAAAGCCATATTTTCCGATACCAGAAGATTATACTTTTATCCAGAATGTCCCCTTAGAGGATCGAGTTAGAGGACCAAAGGGGCCTGAAGAGAAGAAAGATTGTGAg GTTGTTATGATGATTGGtttgccaggagctgggaaaaCCACCTGGGTTACTAAACATGCAGCAGAGAATCCTGGTAAATACAACATTCTTGGAACAAACACCATAATGGATAAAATGATG gtGGCAGGGTTTAAGAAGCAGATGGCTGATACTGGAAAACTGAACACGCTGTTGCAGAGAGCTCCCCAGTGTCTTGGAAAGTTTATTGAGATTGCTGCCCGTAAGAAGCGAAATTTCATTCTGGATCAG aCAAACGTGTCTGCTGCTGCCCAGAGGAGAAAAATGTGCCTGTTTGCAGGCTTCCAACGAAAAGCTGTTGTAGTTTGCCCGAAAGATGAAGACTACAAgcaaagaacacagaagaaagcagaagtCGAGGGAAAAGACCTACCAGAACACGCAGTCCTCAAAATGAAAG GAAACTTCACGCTGCCCGAGGTAGCTGAGTGCTTTGATGAAATAACCTACGTTGAACTGCAGAAGGAGGAAGCCCAAAAACTTCTGGAGCAATataaggaagaaagcaaaaaggcGCTTCCgccagaaaagaaacagaacactGGCTCGAAgaagagcaataaaaataagagtGGCAAGAATCAGTTCAACAGAGGCGGTGGCCACAGAGGCCGTGGCGGCTTCAACATGCGCGGTGGCAACTTCCGAGGAGGAG CTCCTGGGAACCGTGGCGGCTATAACCGGAGGGGCAACATGCCCCAGAGAGGTGGTGGTGGCGGGGGCAGCGGCGGCATTGGCTACCCGTACCCTCGCGGCCCTGTGTTCCCCAGCCGAGGCGGCTACTCCAACAGAGGCAACTACAGCAGAGGTGGGATGCCCAACAGAGGGAACTACAACCAGGTGAGGATTGAATTCCCTCCAGGCCTGCTGACTGCGGGACTCAGtttggggggtggcaggggcacGCCCCCAGCCTCAGTAAGAATCGGAAGCAGCGCGGTGACGGAAGAGAGGATGAGGCCCGCTGAACTTCGATTTTCAAGTGAACTAGCATTGAGTCAGGGGATgccttaa